A segment of the Candidatus Andeanibacterium colombiense genome:
TGGAGCGGATGCAGGCGGCTACCGCCTTCGGACTGATCCCGCCCGACTTCCTGCTCGACAAGGCGATCGCGCAGATGGCATCGACCCTCGCCGACGCGCGGATCGGCGGCGGCCTGGTCAGCTCGCTTACCGGGCGAACAAAAGACATTCCGGGCGACTGGGAGAAACGCGCATCACGGCTGGCAACGCAAGAGGTCGCGCCCGCGCTCGAACGGCAGCTTGCCGAATTGCGCAACCAGCGGTTCCGCGCGACCGGCGATGCTGGCATGTGGGCCCGGCCGCAGGGTGAGGAATGGTATCGCTGGGGTCTCAAAGCCGGGACTACAACAACCATGTCGCCGGACGATATCCACCAGATGGGCCTGACCCAGCTTGACGAGATCCACGCGCGGATGGATCCGATCCTCAGGAAGATCGGCTATACCAGCGGGACGGTGGGCGAGCGTATGACCGCGCTGAACACCGACAAACGCTTCCAGTTTCCCGAAGGCGATCCCGGCCGGGCGGCGATCATGGCCTTCATCCAGCAGCGGATCGACTGGATCCGCGCGCAGATGCCGCGCGCCTTCCGCACCCAGGTGCGCGCCAATCTCGAGGTCAAGCGCCTGCCGCTGTCGGAAGAACCAGGCGCGCCGACCGCCTATGGCGGGGCCGGCTCGATCGACGGGACGATCCCCGGCAAGATGTGGATCAACCTCAGGTCCACCGATCTTCACCGCGAATATACCCTTCCCACCCTGGTCCATCACGAGACGATCCCCGGGCATGTCTGGCAGGGCGAATATGCGAACCAGATGCCCCTGATCCGTTCGCGGCTGGCGTTCAACGCCTATTCCGAAGGCTGGGCGCTCTATGCCGAGCAGCTCGCGGACGAGCTTGGCGCCTATGACGAGCATCCCGAATGGCGGCTCGGCTATTTGCAGGATCAGGCCTTCCGCGCCTGCCGGCTGGTGGTTGACAGCGGCCTGCACCACAAGCGCTGGACCCGCGAGCAGGGCGTGCGCTTCTTCGTCGAACGCAACGGCAGCAACGCCGAAGAAGTCGCGAGCGAGGTCGATCGCTATTGCAGCTGGCCCGGCCAGGCCTGCGGCTACAAGGTCGGTCACAGCGAGATCCTGCGCCAGCGCACGCTGGCGGCCGCCGCGCTCGGAAATGCCTACGATCTGCGCGATTTCGACGATGCGGTGGTCAGGGGCGGGAACGTCCCGATGGATGTGCTGGCGAAGAACGTGAATCGCTATATCTCGGAAACAAAGGGGTGATTATCCGGAGGTGCTTAACCCGGGTTTAAAGCCTTCGGTCCCAGAACTCCCGAATGGGGAAGGACCAGAAGATAGAACAGCGGGCCAAGGTCGATCCCGGGTTTTCCGAACGACGCGGGCTTTTGTTCCGGATTGCCCGCAGGCACGGCTGGGCGGTCACGGTCACGGGGCTCGCGCTGGTGGCGCTGACCGACTATCTGACCGGTGACCGGTTGTGGGTCGGCCCGGGCTATCTCGCCTTCATCGGCTTTGCCGCCTGGGCACTGGGCTGGCGGGAGGCTCTTGGAACGGTGCTGTTTTCGGCGCTGTTCACCTCGCAGGTGAACCTGGACAGCGTCTATCCCTACTATCTTCCGGTGACCGGCTGGGACATTGCGCTGCGGGTTCCGCCGGTGCTCGCGATCCTTGCGCTGCTCGCCTATGCCCGCTCCGCTTGCGACACCCAGTGGCGCCTCGCGCGGACCGATCCGTTGACCGGCGCGCTCAACCGCAAAGCGTTCTTCGAACTGGCCGGCGCGATCCGCCATTCGAAGAGCTGGCACGTGCTGGCCTATGCCGATCTCGACGGGCTCAAGCGGCTCAACGATGCGGAAGGGCACGAACAGGGCGACGTGGCGCTGAAGGCATTCTCCAGCCATGTCCGAAAAGCAATTCGCAAGGACGATCTGTTCGCGCGGATCGGCGGCGACGAATTCCTCGTCTACCTCCCGGTGCGCGATGCACAGGCCGGTCTGATCGTGGCCGACCGCTTGCACCGCGCGATGAACGGGGCTGCGTGGGGAAACGCGGAGCGGCCGCTGCGCTGCAGCGTCGGCGCGCTGATCCTGGCCCCAGGCGCACGCGCGATCGACCGCGAATTGAGAACTGCCGACGAATTGATGTACGAAGCAAAGCAGACCGGCGCTGCACTGGCTCTGGCGACCGCCCATGAACATGGCGGCCACCTGACCACCGAGCGGCGCTATCTGCAAAGGCGTCCGATGATCGAGCGCACAAGCGAAGCGGCCGAGTCCGAGTTCCGCGCACAGCCCCGCAAGCCGAGGTCCCGGAAGCTGCGCGCGGCGGCCTGAACCGTTATTCCTTGCCGAACAGGCCCTTGGCCATGCCCGCGATGTCGTTCAGCGGATTGCCGTCCCCATCGCGGTCGAGCATGTTCGCGAATTCCATCAGCGAGCCTTCACCCCCGATATGTTCGACGATCTGGCGCAATGTGCCGGTGGGAAGCCCGGTCTTGGCCGCGGCCGCTTCGACCGTGTCGCCTTCGAGCTGATGGGCCTGGCCCAGGGCGGCGATCGCCTTTTCCGCTACTGCCGGGTCGATCCCGACCTTCGCAGCGAGATTGGCCACATCGTCGGGTGCGCCGCCGATGCTCTTGAGGATGGAATCGAAAACACTCATTGTGCACTCCGTTGGTTGCCTGACCTGAACGTCCATGATGCGCCTTTGTGCCACTAGCGCAAGTCAAGTTCGAGAGGCCGGGCCGGAATCAGAAAGGGGGCGCCGAAGCACCCCCTTTCCTCCTCTCCAACCATTACGCGGATCAGGCTGCCGGAGCCGCCTGGCGAACGCTTTCGTCCACATGATCCGTGAATTGCTCGAAATTGTCGACGAACAGCTGGACCAGCTTCTGCGCGGTCACATCGTATTCGTCCTTGTCAGCCCAGGTAGAGCGGGGGTCGAGGATCGAGGTATCGACTCCCGGAACCGCGACCGGCACGTCGAAGCCGAAGTTGGGGTCCTTGCGGAATTCCGCGTTATTGAGGCTGCCATCGAGCGCCGCGTTAAGCAGCGCGCGGGTCGCCTTGATCGGCATGCGCTTGATCCCCGGGTCGCTCGCCTTGCCGCCCGACCAGCCGGTGTTGACCAGCCAGCACTGCGCCCCGCCATCGGCGATGCGCTTCTTGAGCAGATTGCCGTAAACGCTGGGGTGCCGCGGCATGAAGGCGGCGCCGAAACAGGTGCTGAAGGTCGCCGTGGGTTCGGTCACGCCGATCTCGGTCCCGGCGACCTTCGCGGTGTAGCCAGACAGGAAGTGATACATCGCCTGGTCCGGCGTCAGCCGCGCGATCGGCGGCAGAACCCCGAACGCGTCGGCGGTGAGCAGGATGATGTTGGACGGCGGCGGGCCGAGGTTCTTTTCGCTGGTGTTCGGAATGAACTCGATCGGATAGGCGCCGCGGGTGTTTTCGGTCTTGCTCGCGTCGTCGAAGTCGAGTTCGCGCGTGTCCTCGTCCATCGTCACGTTCTCGAGAATCGTGCCGAACATCTTGGTGGTCGCGTAGATCTCAGGCTCGCCTTCGGCGGAGAGATTGATCATCTTGGCGTAGCAGCCGCCTTCGAAGTTGAAGACCGCCTGGTCCGACCAGCCATGCTCGTCATCGCCGATCAGCGTGCGGCTGGCGTCGGCCGACAGCGTCGTCTTGCCGGTGCCGGACAGGCCGAAGAAGATCGCGCTCTTGCCGTCCCCGCCGATGTTGGCCGAACAGTGCATCGGCATCACGCCCTGCGCCGGGAGAAGGAAGTTCAGCAGGCCGAATACGCCCTTCTTCATCTCGCCCGAATATTCGGTGTCGCCGATCAGGATCAGCTTCTCGGTCAAATTGACCGCGATCACGGTCTCGCTGCGGCTGCCGTGGCGTGCCGGATCCGCCTTGAAGCTGGGCAGGTTGAGGATCGTGTATTCGGGCACGAAGTTCGCCAGTTCCTCGGCGGTGGGACGCACCAGCAGAGTATGGACGAACAGGCTGTGCCAGGCCAGCTGGGTAACCACGCGTACGTTGACGCGGTATTCTGGCTGGCTGCCGCCGAACAGGTCAGCGACGTAGAGCTCTTCCTGATCCTTCAGCGCCGCGAGAAAGTCTTCCTTGAGATTGGCCCAGTGCTCGGGCGTCATCGGCTGGTTGATCGCGCCCCAGTTGATCGTATCTTCGGTGGTGGCATCGCGGACGACGAACTTGTCCTTCACGCTGCGCCCGGTGAACCTGCCGGTATCGACCAGCAGCGCGCCATCCTTCGTGAGGCGGCCCTCGCCCCGCTGGAGCGCCTGTTCCACCAGGACGGGCGTGCCGAGGTTGGCGTGGATCGCGGCCGAGGTGCTGATCCCCTGTCGATCGAGGGGGTAGGAAAGCGCTGTCACATTCGTCTCCAGAGGATGTCGGGTGGCCGGAGGCGCAAAAAAAACGCCCCTGATTTTTTCTTGCGCATAGGCGGCGAAAAGAGAGTCGTCAAACCGGGCGAAAAACGGCTAAATTGTTATTATACTGCAATGTTTTACCGCACTTGCGTTGTAGCATGAATCGGTAAACGGGTGGTTTCCTGGGTGCAAATTGCCGCATGCAAAGCTACTCTCGTCGCTTTCCGCCGCCGAAGGGCTGCCATTCGCAATGATCCAGCAGAGCAATTCCGCCCCGGGGCAGCCGGCCGCCCCAGCTGCGCGGCCGGTGATCGCGCTGGTCGATGACGATCGCAACATCCTCACCAGCGTGTCGATCGCGCTCCAGTCCGAAGGCTTCGCAACGCGCGTTTACTCCGACGGTGCGACGGCGCTGAAGGCACTGATGGAGAATCCGCCGGACCTGGCGGTGTT
Coding sequences within it:
- a CDS encoding DUF885 domain-containing protein, whose translation is MGKDHLQLTRRETLLGLGVGLTSLAFAGCAPVANLVSSGPATGGAAALLDQIAWNLIELEPGTATSLGIDTGDKAYLRGRMSDVSPKGIAAYANTIKADLARARAFDKTGLDHATITHFEVIESAYSTALEGYALPYGDVSTGGWRNTPYVVIQNVGAYLDIPRFLDSDHPVQNAADAEAYLARLAAFPAMLDGELERMQAATAFGLIPPDFLLDKAIAQMASTLADARIGGGLVSSLTGRTKDIPGDWEKRASRLATQEVAPALERQLAELRNQRFRATGDAGMWARPQGEEWYRWGLKAGTTTTMSPDDIHQMGLTQLDEIHARMDPILRKIGYTSGTVGERMTALNTDKRFQFPEGDPGRAAIMAFIQQRIDWIRAQMPRAFRTQVRANLEVKRLPLSEEPGAPTAYGGAGSIDGTIPGKMWINLRSTDLHREYTLPTLVHHETIPGHVWQGEYANQMPLIRSRLAFNAYSEGWALYAEQLADELGAYDEHPEWRLGYLQDQAFRACRLVVDSGLHHKRWTREQGVRFFVERNGSNAEEVASEVDRYCSWPGQACGYKVGHSEILRQRTLAAAALGNAYDLRDFDDAVVRGGNVPMDVLAKNVNRYISETKG
- a CDS encoding GGDEF domain-containing protein, which produces MGKDQKIEQRAKVDPGFSERRGLLFRIARRHGWAVTVTGLALVALTDYLTGDRLWVGPGYLAFIGFAAWALGWREALGTVLFSALFTSQVNLDSVYPYYLPVTGWDIALRVPPVLAILALLAYARSACDTQWRLARTDPLTGALNRKAFFELAGAIRHSKSWHVLAYADLDGLKRLNDAEGHEQGDVALKAFSSHVRKAIRKDDLFARIGGDEFLVYLPVRDAQAGLIVADRLHRAMNGAAWGNAERPLRCSVGALILAPGARAIDRELRTADELMYEAKQTGAALALATAHEHGGHLTTERRYLQRRPMIERTSEAAESEFRAQPRKPRSRKLRAAA
- a CDS encoding phosphoenolpyruvate carboxykinase, whose translation is MTALSYPLDRQGISTSAAIHANLGTPVLVEQALQRGEGRLTKDGALLVDTGRFTGRSVKDKFVVRDATTEDTINWGAINQPMTPEHWANLKEDFLAALKDQEELYVADLFGGSQPEYRVNVRVVTQLAWHSLFVHTLLVRPTAEELANFVPEYTILNLPSFKADPARHGSRSETVIAVNLTEKLILIGDTEYSGEMKKGVFGLLNFLLPAQGVMPMHCSANIGGDGKSAIFFGLSGTGKTTLSADASRTLIGDDEHGWSDQAVFNFEGGCYAKMINLSAEGEPEIYATTKMFGTILENVTMDEDTRELDFDDASKTENTRGAYPIEFIPNTSEKNLGPPPSNIILLTADAFGVLPPIARLTPDQAMYHFLSGYTAKVAGTEIGVTEPTATFSTCFGAAFMPRHPSVYGNLLKKRIADGGAQCWLVNTGWSGGKASDPGIKRMPIKATRALLNAALDGSLNNAEFRKDPNFGFDVPVAVPGVDTSILDPRSTWADKDEYDVTAQKLVQLFVDNFEQFTDHVDESVRQAAPAA